Proteins from one Nicotiana tabacum cultivar K326 chromosome 23, ASM71507v2, whole genome shotgun sequence genomic window:
- the LOC107809001 gene encoding zinc finger protein ZAT9-like: protein MEKHKCKLCSRKFLNGKALGGHMRSHLMALPLPPKTPPLKQDSGGGRSQSTLSLCSSENQEEEVLEQKGDDSLGNYGLRENPKRSFRMIDPEFLDGGYVVQDRESETESIKKPTCRRSKRSNKMVVTVEKEKEKSVDFEPLSLFSDSSSEEDIAMCLMMLSKDVWKSSQPSKLRPKHGKKYQCGICHKMFKTSQALGSHKTIHKIKNSNSSTSIEDSEQKPTKKLLSVKSIMDKKLHECPFCGKLFQSGQALGGHKRSHLIMSSSTTGSSSLKLGDSFLVEHSNSAKLPNGFIDLNMPAPMEDEDFSQPDFSAISDADFQHQENGRG, encoded by the coding sequence ATGGAGAAGCATAAATGCAAGTTATGTTCAAGGAAGTTCTTGAATGGCAAAGCTTTAGGTGGTCACATGAGGTCTCATTTAATGGCTTTGCCACTTCCACCTAAGACTCCGCCGTTAAAACAAGATTCCGGCGGCGGCCGTAGCCAGTCAACTCTGTCACTCTGTTCATCAGAAAATCAAGAAGAGGAAGTGTTAGAACAGAAAGGTGACGATTCATTGGGTAATTATGGGTTGAGAGAGAATCCAAAGAGAAGCTTTAGAATGATAGATCCTGAGTTTTTGGATGGTGGGTATGTGGTACAAGATAGAGAAAGTGAGACTGAGTCAATAAAAAAACCAACTTGTAGAAGATCCAAAAGAAGTAATAAAATGGTTGTAACAGTagaaaaagagaaggagaaaTCAGTTGATTTTGAGCCATTGAGTTTATTTTCAGATAGTTCAAGTGAAGAAGACATTGCTATGTGTTTAATGATGCTTTCAAAAGATGTTTGGAAAAGTTCACAACCCTCAAAATTAAGGCCAAAACATGGGAAGAAATACCAATGTGGGATTTGTCACAAAATGTTCAAAACTTCTCAAGCTTTAGGTAGTCATAAAACCATTCACAAGATCAAGAACAGCAATTCTTCAACTTCTATTGAAGATTCAGAACAAAAACCAACCAAGAAATTACTTAGTGTGAAGAGTATTATGGATAAAAAATTGCATGAATGTCCATTTTGTGGGAAATTATTTCAGTCAGGTCAAGCATTAGGTGGGCATAAAAGATCACATCTTATTATGAGTTCATCAACTACAGGTTCTTCCTCATTAAAACTTGGTGATAGTTTTTTAGTTGAGCACTCAAATTCAGCTAAATTACCAAATGGATTTATAGATCTTAACATGCCAGCACCAATGGAAGATGAAGATTTTAGCCAACcagatttttctgcaatttcaGATGCTGATTTTCAACATCAAGAAAATGGGAGAGGTTAA